A part of Vulcanisaeta moutnovskia 768-28 genomic DNA contains:
- the lysA gene encoding diaminopimelate decarboxylase — translation MSNCIVGNGINLTELANRFGTPLIVYDLGRVEENYRAIRDSINAKILYSIKANPNLAILTLLRKLGSGADAASPGEIFLATRAGFEPSNILYTGAYRSLDDIKYGINTGVLFNFDSRREFERALALGYRPRTIFFRVDLGYGRGFAPGVTLAGEESKFGMFLNDAIDAYSLAKSIGTEEFGIHAMMGSNVLDSDYFIRIAELLREHAETIEDRVGIRISYFDMGGGFGIPYRPGEKSLDLSKLSVLRNFFPGELWVEPGRFIVGNAGYLVTRVTEVKRKGGRTFVGVDVGMNVLIRPMLYGAYHQMITCGNNTEVTEVVDVVGPICENTDKLAINRELPRVREGDLLIILNAGAYVYSMSSNYNGRPRPAEIVVYRNEYGIARFREPLDSLVTGQVIPGFI, via the coding sequence GTGAGCAATTGCATTGTTGGTAATGGAATTAATCTTACTGAGTTAGCGAATAGGTTTGGCACTCCCCTCATTGTTTATGATCTCGGCAGAGTTGAGGAGAATTATAGAGCCATTAGGGATTCCATTAATGCCAAGATCCTCTACTCAATCAAGGCTAATCCCAACCTGGCAATACTAACGCTACTCAGGAAACTTGGATCTGGAGCTGATGCTGCATCACCTGGTGAGATATTCCTAGCCACGAGGGCTGGTTTTGAACCCAGTAATATATTATACACGGGTGCCTATCGTTCACTTGATGATATTAAGTACGGAATTAATACAGGGGTCTTATTTAATTTCGACTCGAGAAGGGAATTCGAGAGAGCACTAGCCCTTGGTTACAGGCCTAGGACCATATTCTTCAGGGTTGACCTGGGTTATGGCAGGGGCTTTGCGCCTGGCGTCACATTGGCCGGTGAGGAGAGTAAGTTCGGCATGTTCTTGAACGACGCTATTGATGCATATAGCCTCGCTAAGTCCATTGGTACTGAGGAGTTCGGTATACATGCAATGATGGGTAGTAACGTTCTTGATTCTGATTACTTCATTAGGATTGCCGAGTTACTTAGGGAGCATGCGGAAACTATTGAGGATAGGGTTGGTATTAGGATTAGTTATTTCGATATGGGTGGTGGGTTTGGTATACCGTACAGACCAGGTGAGAAATCCCTTGACTTGAGTAAATTAAGTGTACTTAGGAACTTCTTCCCTGGTGAGTTATGGGTTGAGCCTGGTAGGTTCATTGTTGGTAATGCGGGTTACCTGGTGACTAGGGTTACTGAGGTTAAGAGGAAGGGTGGTAGGACCTTTGTTGGTGTTGATGTTGGCATGAACGTTCTCATTAGACCCATGCTTTACGGTGCCTATCACCAAATGATCACGTGTGGCAATAATACTGAGGTAACTGAGGTTGTTGATGTTGTTGGGCCCATTTGTGAGAATACTGATAAATTGGCGATTAATAGGGAATTACCGAGGGTTAGGGAGGGCGACTTACTCATTATTCTTAATGCAGGTGCCTACGTCTACTCAATGAGTAGTAATTACAATGGTAGGCCCAGGCCTGCTGAGATCGTTGTTTACAGGAATGAGTACGGAATAGCCAGGTTTAGGGAACCACTTGATTCACTTGTTACTGGGCAGGTCATTCCTGGCTTTATTTAG
- a CDS encoding MFS transporter, with translation MSNKTPFEPLDWSKPTPGHLKLLFISGAGFFADAYDLFAISVALVFLKQVWSLTASEISLISSAALFGAVIGPFIFGRIGDIFGRKYIYGVEAALLAAGAIASAFSINPTMLWITRFILGLGVGGDYPISATLMSEYAPARSRGLFVAGVFSMQGWGIVTAALLGLGLLNAKINPDIAWRIILGFGAVMPAIVIYFRRRVHETPRFEYFVKGDVEGAKKAVKDVLRQDVEINNVNNASNGIYRNLLRYLPVILGTAIPWFALDVFFYGTNIFGPFVTSAIGLAKNPLAGIYIQLYVVLAFLVPGYYVAAFLVDKMGRKSMQIMGFSIVAATYLITALMLRNGIIIPAAIIALYGLAQFFTNVGPNVTTFILPTEVFPTRFRTTGHGIAAGSGKLGATIAALFIPLLFPITSSALSATAKYMVMSNLLLVLVAVAIIGVIFTALFIKEPKGKPLELSSGELGISQ, from the coding sequence ATGTCGAATAAAACACCCTTTGAACCGCTTGATTGGTCAAAACCGACACCAGGACACCTAAAGCTCCTATTCATATCAGGCGCAGGTTTCTTCGCGGATGCCTATGACCTATTTGCAATATCAGTAGCTCTGGTCTTTCTAAAGCAGGTTTGGTCGTTAACAGCGTCAGAAATAAGCCTAATATCATCAGCCGCACTGTTTGGCGCAGTGATAGGCCCCTTCATATTCGGCAGGATAGGCGATATATTTGGCAGGAAGTACATATACGGTGTGGAGGCAGCACTATTGGCGGCTGGAGCCATAGCCTCTGCATTCTCAATAAACCCAACAATGCTTTGGATAACAAGGTTCATACTAGGTCTTGGAGTTGGTGGTGATTACCCAATAAGCGCCACGTTAATGAGTGAGTATGCACCGGCGAGAAGTAGAGGCTTATTCGTGGCGGGGGTCTTCTCAATGCAGGGATGGGGCATTGTTACGGCTGCCCTACTCGGCCTCGGTCTATTAAATGCTAAGATAAACCCAGACATTGCCTGGAGAATAATACTTGGGTTCGGTGCAGTGATGCCCGCCATAGTCATTTACTTTAGGCGTAGGGTTCATGAGACGCCTAGGTTTGAGTACTTCGTTAAGGGTGATGTTGAGGGCGCCAAGAAGGCCGTTAAGGACGTGCTAAGGCAGGATGTGGAAATTAATAATGTAAATAATGCCAGTAATGGCATTTACAGGAATTTACTTAGGTACTTACCGGTAATACTTGGTACTGCAATACCCTGGTTTGCACTTGATGTGTTCTTCTATGGCACAAACATATTTGGTCCCTTCGTAACCTCGGCAATAGGCCTAGCCAAGAACCCATTGGCTGGTATATACATACAGTTATACGTCGTTCTGGCCTTCCTAGTCCCTGGTTACTACGTGGCGGCCTTCCTAGTGGATAAAATGGGTAGGAAGTCCATGCAGATAATGGGCTTCTCAATAGTGGCCGCTACATACTTAATCACGGCGCTCATGCTAAGGAACGGCATAATAATTCCAGCGGCCATAATAGCCCTATATGGCCTAGCCCAGTTCTTCACTAACGTCGGTCCCAACGTGACCACATTCATACTACCAACTGAGGTGTTCCCAACCCGGTTCAGGACTACGGGCCACGGGATAGCCGCGGGCAGTGGTAAGCTTGGCGCAACAATAGCTGCACTATTCATTCCACTACTCTTCCCAATAACAAGTAGCGCATTGAGCGCAACGGCCAAGTACATGGTGATGTCGAACCTATTACTCGTATTGGTTGCCGTGGCGATAATTGGCGTAATATTCACAGCACTATTCATAAAGGAACCTAAGGGTAAGCCCCTGGAACTATCCTCGGGAGAACTAGGTATAAGTCAGTAA
- a CDS encoding S66 peptidase family protein, which translates to MKYSIKPRRLRPGSTIMLVAPASFPQYPSMNLMLGIQLLKKIGFNVVLGKSVRESWVRWHLSGPDDIRTKDLLEGFKRSDVDAIWCVRGGAGSLRLLNMIDYDLVRENPKVIVGFSDITAIQNAIYSMTGLPSLQGPMPSVTPKPGDEIGWARFKRDLELAVKILTGETLELKPTEDGPYPKVINHGRARGSIIGGNLTLFTLLQGTPYRPDPGNKVLFLEDINEEAYRVDNYLTVLRLNKALSTVNAIVYGEFPEPEDKGPHPSLEEVIIEDTRGVTGAPSFIGYPCCHGGDEHGYNVYSVPIGIDVEVDADDGIMTMIEPLTE; encoded by the coding sequence GTGAAGTATTCAATTAAACCTAGGAGACTTAGGCCTGGTTCTACAATAATGCTTGTGGCACCTGCCAGTTTTCCTCAGTATCCCAGTATGAATTTGATGCTTGGTATTCAACTCCTTAAGAAGATAGGCTTTAATGTAGTTCTTGGTAAGTCTGTTAGGGAGTCCTGGGTCCGCTGGCATTTGTCTGGACCTGATGACATACGCACTAAGGACTTACTCGAGGGATTTAAGAGGAGTGATGTTGATGCCATTTGGTGCGTACGTGGTGGTGCTGGTTCCCTAAGGCTACTTAACATGATTGATTATGACTTAGTTAGGGAGAATCCTAAGGTTATTGTTGGCTTTAGTGATATAACGGCGATACAAAACGCAATATACTCAATGACTGGCTTACCGTCACTACAGGGACCAATGCCCTCCGTAACGCCTAAACCCGGTGATGAGATAGGCTGGGCTAGGTTCAAAAGGGACTTGGAGTTGGCCGTGAAGATACTCACGGGCGAAACATTGGAGTTGAAACCTACTGAGGATGGCCCATATCCGAAAGTTATAAATCATGGAAGGGCTAGGGGAAGCATTATTGGTGGTAATCTAACACTCTTCACGTTGCTACAGGGTACGCCGTATAGGCCCGATCCAGGTAATAAGGTATTGTTCCTGGAGGATATTAATGAGGAGGCATATAGGGTTGATAATTACCTAACTGTATTAAGGTTGAATAAGGCTTTATCTACTGTTAATGCCATTGTTTATGGAGAATTCCCAGAACCTGAGGATAAGGGTCCTCATCCAAGCCTTGAGGAGGTTATTATTGAGGATACCAGGGGAGTTACAGGGGCGCCTTCATTCATTGGTTATCCCTGTTGTCATGGTGGTGATGAGCATGGATACAATGTGTATTCCGTACCAATTGGCATAGACGTTGAGGTTGATGCTGATGATGGAATTATGACAATGATTGAACCACTCACTGAGTAA
- a CDS encoding ABC transporter substrate-binding protein, which yields MLRQGLNGGLSRAALITLIVVIIVVIALGAYFAVTYHPKPTAPSPPPTTTNVTKPTVTVVSNQTITLAPPNPNELVDISVTISPDYLDPATGFYEVDTPIFDVVYQELVIWNGSDYMHVVPMLATNWTISPDYKHYIFTLRQGVYFTDGEPFNATVVWFSFYRTIIMGQGPGVSNYPKLLFSYTKYLETGYAIPWGVCHALTNVTGNPAYISNATLCAYALANVLSNFNVNNATIQKLMTYPNQAVVVLGPYEVEINLIHPYMYFLLDISNAWGAVVPPAYVDAHGGVQPNTPNSYLDQYGAPGTGPYEIESVSGTPGEFTEIVLKANPNYWGNSYPSGSLPVLDQPAHIQIIDIKYTMSHTDRVELFASNEAQISYVSPPFLDQIYTAWPYNKYLPPQSIIRLLGYQPAGVLFISMNVYEWPTNCTDFRLAVVHAVNYTALLYTYYSPLLNTTLAELYLGPSNPAYIPFYNPDNLPMYSYDPNLAIEYLNKSGWECNFYTVLPNGTTIGNPNGQKLPAIPIAVIPPITPLVEEQLEIITQDLSQIGIPTSIEYVTTAESGTWYNPQITPTMVDLGWYPDWPDPLFQLLFPVLNVIEGGVYGANEAWFNNTVVNNLTLTMPFVTNETEQLQMLAEVYNITYWQAPYIWLPWPINYLIVQPYVKGVVWTWDEYFYNTMYYQPITLYVITYSNGTQVIQYSNGTIANT from the coding sequence GTGCTTAGACAAGGGTTAAATGGGGGTTTGTCTCGTGCTGCGTTAATAACCCTAATAGTGGTAATCATAGTGGTAATAGCACTAGGCGCTTATTTTGCTGTTACTTATCATCCTAAGCCCACTGCGCCTTCTCCACCACCTACAACTACTAACGTTACGAAGCCAACAGTCACCGTGGTCTCGAACCAAACAATTACATTGGCACCACCAAACCCAAATGAATTAGTGGATATTTCAGTCACGATATCTCCTGATTACCTAGACCCAGCCACGGGCTTTTATGAAGTTGATACACCAATATTTGACGTCGTTTATCAGGAGTTGGTTATTTGGAATGGTAGTGATTATATGCATGTTGTTCCTATGTTGGCCACTAATTGGACGATCAGCCCCGACTACAAGCACTACATCTTCACGCTTAGGCAGGGCGTTTACTTCACTGATGGTGAACCATTCAACGCAACCGTGGTATGGTTCAGCTTCTATAGGACAATAATCATGGGACAAGGACCAGGAGTAAGCAACTATCCGAAATTACTTTTTAGTTATACGAAGTATTTGGAGACTGGTTATGCCATACCATGGGGTGTTTGTCACGCTCTTACTAATGTTACGGGTAACCCAGCGTACATCAGTAATGCAACGCTGTGCGCCTACGCACTAGCCAATGTATTGAGTAACTTCAACGTTAACAATGCAACAATCCAAAAGCTCATGACATACCCCAATCAAGCAGTCGTAGTCCTAGGGCCATACGAAGTAGAAATAAACCTAATACATCCATACATGTACTTCCTACTAGACATATCTAATGCTTGGGGTGCTGTGGTTCCACCAGCCTACGTAGATGCTCATGGCGGAGTACAACCAAACACACCAAATAGTTACTTAGATCAGTATGGTGCACCTGGTACTGGTCCTTATGAGATTGAGAGTGTTTCTGGTACTCCTGGTGAGTTTACGGAGATTGTTCTTAAGGCTAATCCGAATTACTGGGGTAATAGTTATCCATCTGGTTCATTACCAGTGCTTGACCAACCAGCCCACATACAAATAATCGATATCAAGTATACCATGTCTCATACTGATAGGGTTGAGTTATTCGCAAGCAATGAGGCACAAATAAGCTACGTAAGCCCACCATTCCTAGACCAAATATACACAGCATGGCCATACAACAAATACCTACCACCACAATCAATAATACGACTACTTGGATATCAACCAGCGGGTGTTCTCTTCATATCAATGAATGTTTATGAATGGCCTACTAACTGCACAGACTTCAGACTAGCCGTAGTCCATGCCGTTAATTACACGGCTTTACTATACACTTACTACTCACCGTTACTCAACACAACACTTGCTGAACTGTACTTAGGACCGTCGAACCCGGCATACATTCCATTCTATAACCCTGATAATCTTCCCATGTATTCATACGATCCTAACCTAGCCATTGAGTACCTCAATAAATCCGGTTGGGAATGTAACTTCTACACGGTACTACCAAATGGCACGACTATCGGTAATCCCAACGGACAAAAACTACCGGCAATACCAATTGCAGTAATTCCGCCAATAACGCCACTAGTTGAGGAGCAGCTTGAGATAATAACTCAGGACCTAAGCCAAATAGGAATACCAACATCAATAGAATACGTAACAACAGCAGAAAGTGGTACATGGTACAATCCGCAAATAACGCCAACAATGGTCGATTTAGGATGGTATCCCGATTGGCCAGACCCGTTATTCCAATTATTATTCCCTGTATTGAATGTAATAGAAGGCGGTGTTTATGGTGCAAATGAAGCTTGGTTTAATAATACTGTTGTGAATAACCTGACTTTAACAATGCCCTTTGTGACCAATGAAACAGAGCAGCTGCAGATGCTCGCCGAAGTCTACAACATAACATACTGGCAAGCACCATATATATGGCTACCATGGCCTATTAATTATTTAATCGTACAGCCATACGTCAAGGGAGTCGTATGGACATGGGATGAATATTTTTACAACACAATGTATTACCAACCAATCACACTATACGTAATAACCTACAGCAACGGCACACAAGTAATCCAATACAGCAACGGAACAATAGCCAACACATAA
- the hepT gene encoding type VII toxin-antitoxin system HepT family RNase toxin, translating into MGVSKEFIKGLIRDVEDAIKEIERITNKPYDELSDEDKMAIRYELIVIAEAVMALAMHIVRRELNERPRTPINALMILRDKGLLMMNEYEDLTRLVRLRNLLVHRYWVIDDYLIYQSIKSNFKNLASFINRLRDRYGI; encoded by the coding sequence GTGGGTGTTTCTAAGGAATTTATTAAGGGCCTTATTAGGGATGTTGAGGATGCGATAAAGGAAATTGAAAGAATAACAAATAAGCCATATGATGAATTAAGCGATGAGGATAAAATGGCCATTAGGTATGAGTTAATAGTCATTGCAGAGGCAGTAATGGCATTAGCGATGCATATAGTACGTAGAGAATTAAATGAAAGACCTAGGACACCGATAAATGCACTAATGATATTAAGAGATAAGGGCTTATTAATGATGAATGAGTACGAGGATTTAACGAGACTTGTAAGACTTAGGAACCTGCTTGTTCATAGGTATTGGGTAATCGATGATTACCTAATATATCAAAGCATTAAGTCGAACTTTAAAAACCTGGCGAGTTTCATAAATAGGTTGAGGGATCGTTATGGAATTTAG
- a CDS encoding AAA family ATPase — translation MRRTGKTSLMRVALNEVGCPYIYLDVRFAGRPRQIDLIELIRRGLEDFLIRNRSIIDKVRDALSRVRWVRVGVSPIHVEIRLGESRRLSIGELLNAINDLGAELGRAVVIAVDEAQELSRVTWVDFNMLLAYAYDNLRYVKLLLSGSEVGVLDRFLRVNDPEAPLFGRYIHFVNTRRLSPDESLDFLRRGFEQYGVRPGDDFLVRIVNDLDGVIGWLTYIGHQYVIEGKQSIEEVLEPAIALALNELRNFLTNRSPRYRVLLKELFVRRSWRELKAALEIAEGKPINDKSLYVLLKELIDHGIAEKANEEYVIADPILKKAVLKL, via the coding sequence TTGAGGAGGACTGGTAAGACCTCATTGATGAGGGTTGCGCTTAATGAGGTTGGCTGCCCATACATTTACCTGGACGTTAGGTTCGCGGGGAGGCCTAGGCAGATTGACCTTATTGAGTTAATTAGGCGTGGGCTTGAGGACTTCCTGATCAGGAATAGGTCAATAATTGATAAGGTTAGGGACGCCCTATCTAGGGTTAGGTGGGTTAGGGTTGGGGTATCACCGATACATGTGGAGATTAGGTTGGGTGAATCCCGTAGGCTGAGTATTGGCGAATTGCTTAATGCCATTAATGACCTTGGCGCTGAATTGGGTAGGGCGGTGGTGATTGCTGTTGATGAGGCCCAGGAGCTGAGTAGGGTGACTTGGGTGGACTTTAATATGCTGCTTGCGTATGCATACGATAATTTGAGGTATGTGAAATTACTGTTGTCAGGCTCCGAGGTTGGGGTATTGGATAGGTTCCTCAGGGTTAATGATCCCGAGGCCCCACTATTCGGCAGGTACATACACTTCGTGAATACCAGGAGACTCAGCCCTGATGAGTCCCTGGACTTCCTAAGGAGGGGCTTTGAGCAGTATGGGGTCAGGCCCGGTGATGATTTCCTCGTGCGTATTGTGAATGATCTTGATGGTGTCATTGGTTGGTTGACGTACATCGGTCATCAATATGTGATTGAGGGTAAGCAATCCATTGAGGAGGTCCTCGAGCCCGCAATCGCATTGGCACTTAATGAACTCAGGAACTTCCTAACCAATAGGAGTCCTAGGTATAGGGTATTGCTTAAGGAATTATTCGTTAGGAGAAGTTGGAGGGAGCTTAAGGCGGCACTTGAGATTGCAGAGGGTAAGCCAATTAATGATAAGTCGCTCTACGTACTACTCAAGGAACTAATTGACCATGGCATTGCGGAGAAGGCCAATGAGGAGTACGTGATTGCAGACCCAATACTCAAGAAAGCCGTACTTAAATTGTGA
- a CDS encoding PaaI family thioesterase yields the protein MSAWDELMKTVGSISSIRELFLKARSAGFNVAELMNNYLRSEPLFNFIGLEFVEVGDGFVRAVFPYKREILRRGGMVHGGVVMTVIDTVLGTAVMTVNDGIDQYTAELKVHFLEPLINGPFTVEGRVIRTGRHLAVAEAHVYDTNKKLCAVGIGTWFMVKNSGQKGNNH from the coding sequence GTGTCGGCATGGGATGAATTAATGAAGACTGTTGGTTCAATAAGCAGCATTAGGGAGTTGTTTCTCAAGGCTAGGTCAGCCGGTTTTAATGTTGCTGAGTTGATGAATAATTACCTGCGTAGTGAGCCTCTATTCAACTTCATTGGTCTTGAGTTTGTTGAGGTTGGTGATGGTTTTGTTAGGGCTGTTTTTCCCTATAAGCGTGAGATTTTGAGGCGTGGTGGTATGGTTCATGGTGGTGTTGTTATGACTGTTATTGATACTGTCCTTGGTACTGCCGTGATGACTGTTAATGATGGTATTGATCAATACACGGCGGAGCTTAAGGTACACTTCCTAGAGCCATTAATAAATGGACCATTCACAGTAGAGGGCAGGGTAATAAGGACTGGCAGGCACTTGGCAGTTGCAGAGGCCCACGTATACGACACAAACAAAAAACTATGCGCCGTGGGAATAGGAACATGGTTCATGGTAAAGAATAGTGGGCAGAAGGGCAATAATCATTGA
- a CDS encoding CaiB/BaiF CoA transferase family protein, with protein sequence MYRVLDLTRLYPGGVATRLLADLGFDVIKVEDTEVGDYLREISPKLFEWLNAGKRSIAINLKTNEGRELFYKLVRDSHVVIEGFRPGVTKKLGIDYETLRGINNRIVYCSINGYGEYGPYSGLPNHDINTVSVAGLLDPNLFSDGVPRPLTVQVADVGSALLCVIGILSLLLRGIGGRVEVSMMETALLFNTLNMAMTYENADPSLTGKYPFYNVYKCRDGYITIGAIEIKFWQGLCRALNREDLINRQFDKEAISELSKELSKYTAAEALRLLWSYDVPAAPINSIKDFEKDPQLTARGFNGKDFLNPLLINGIRPGMRGRAPKLGENTMEILIEMGLPRDEISKLAELGVIIKLT encoded by the coding sequence ATGTATAGGGTTCTGGACCTGACCAGGCTTTATCCTGGTGGTGTCGCCACGAGATTACTAGCTGACCTTGGTTTTGATGTTATTAAGGTTGAGGATACGGAGGTTGGTGATTACCTCAGGGAGATATCGCCAAAGCTCTTCGAGTGGTTGAATGCTGGCAAGAGGAGCATTGCCATTAACCTAAAGACTAATGAGGGCAGGGAACTATTCTACAAACTGGTTAGGGACAGCCACGTGGTTATTGAGGGCTTTAGACCTGGCGTTACCAAGAAGCTAGGTATTGATTATGAAACCCTCAGGGGTATTAATAATAGGATTGTTTACTGCTCAATAAATGGTTATGGAGAGTATGGCCCATACTCAGGGCTTCCAAACCATGACATTAACACAGTTAGTGTCGCCGGTTTACTAGACCCTAACCTCTTCAGTGATGGCGTGCCTAGACCACTCACTGTGCAAGTTGCCGATGTTGGTTCAGCCCTACTATGTGTCATTGGAATACTAAGCCTACTGCTACGTGGTATTGGCGGTAGGGTTGAGGTCTCAATGATGGAGACTGCATTACTCTTCAATACACTAAACATGGCCATGACGTATGAAAACGCCGACCCAAGCCTAACAGGTAAGTACCCATTCTATAACGTCTATAAGTGTAGGGATGGCTACATAACAATTGGTGCCATAGAGATTAAGTTCTGGCAGGGACTATGCAGGGCATTGAACCGTGAGGACCTAATCAATAGGCAGTTCGATAAGGAAGCCATAAGCGAATTAAGTAAGGAATTAAGTAAGTACACGGCTGCAGAGGCCCTCAGGCTTCTTTGGAGTTATGATGTACCGGCGGCCCCCATAAACTCCATAAAGGACTTCGAAAAAGACCCACAATTAACTGCAAGGGGCTTTAATGGAAAGGACTTCCTCAACCCATTATTAATAAATGGCATTAGGCCAGGCATGAGGGGTAGAGCGCCAAAATTGGGTGAGAACACCATGGAGATATTGATTGAAATGGGCTTACCACGTGATGAAATAAGTAAATTAGCCGAATTAGGCGTAATCATTAAATTGACCTAA
- a CDS encoding class II glutamine amidotransferase: MCRVFVFSSNGSASELVINGLSALRNSAQADPMGPSGVINHSDGWGFTVVSYGVSTALKWYYRSLTPIYKDDNYQSLGMVIGRLLMSGESYGIFHVLNAADKKLIRIENVHPSMVYTRDGELHVVHNGVVNKYALFEILRREYGVELNVDDASDTYVLTHLIASMYNEVGDLESTIKELAGLLREINGVESALNTGILLIKPCCAELFITTMYNSDVINNERRRRYYNLFIGRLNNGVFAASSTLVRAYGLAKLGDTRELEPGTGELIYCRLSTSDFNCSKA, from the coding sequence ATGTGTAGGGTATTCGTATTCTCAAGCAATGGATCAGCCAGTGAATTGGTTATTAATGGACTCTCTGCCCTTAGGAATTCCGCCCAGGCAGATCCCATGGGTCCCAGTGGCGTTATTAATCACAGTGATGGATGGGGATTCACAGTGGTTAGTTATGGCGTTAGTACAGCACTTAAGTGGTATTACAGGTCATTAACGCCGATTTATAAGGATGATAATTACCAATCACTTGGGATGGTAATAGGTAGGTTATTAATGTCAGGTGAGTCTTACGGGATCTTTCACGTACTTAACGCGGCAGACAAGAAGTTAATTAGAATTGAGAACGTTCATCCATCAATGGTCTATACGAGGGATGGTGAATTGCACGTTGTTCATAATGGTGTTGTTAATAAGTATGCATTGTTTGAGATACTGAGGAGGGAGTATGGTGTGGAACTTAATGTAGATGATGCATCAGACACTTACGTGCTTACCCACTTAATTGCGTCAATGTATAATGAGGTTGGTGACCTGGAATCAACAATCAAGGAACTTGCGGGGCTACTTAGGGAGATTAATGGTGTGGAATCCGCATTAAATACGGGTATACTATTGATTAAGCCATGCTGTGCGGAGTTGTTTATAACGACCATGTATAATAGTGACGTTATAAATAACGAGAGAAGGAGGAGGTACTACAACCTCTTTATTGGGAGGTTGAATAATGGTGTATTCGCAGCATCAAGCACGTTAGTTAGAGCCTACGGCCTAGCCAAGTTAGGAGATACTAGGGAGCTTGAGCCAGGTACGGGTGAATTAATATACTGCAGGTTATCAACCAGCGATTTTAACTGCAGTAAAGCCTAG
- a CDS encoding 50S ribosomal protein L5 — MPVIDLAQVDLRALTPDQLDWRKFVLPVDHPMRVIRIEKVVANIGVGQSGERLEKAAKVLEELTQQEPSYRLAKRSIKDWNIRKGEPIGVAVTLRRNKAVWFLLRTLAAVDFTLRENSFDDWGNVAFGIREHIMIPGTKYDPSVGVWGLNVVTVLARPGLRVMYRRRARYDVGKEQRVSKAEAMKFFQEVLGVKIIK; from the coding sequence ATGCCTGTCATAGACCTAGCACAGGTGGATTTAAGGGCATTAACACCAGATCAACTGGACTGGAGAAAGTTCGTATTACCTGTTGATCATCCAATGAGGGTTATTAGGATTGAGAAGGTCGTGGCCAACATAGGTGTTGGACAAAGTGGGGAGAGACTTGAGAAGGCTGCTAAGGTCCTTGAGGAATTGACGCAGCAGGAACCAAGCTATAGGCTTGCCAAGAGGTCGATTAAGGATTGGAACATTAGGAAGGGTGAACCAATAGGTGTGGCAGTCACATTAAGAAGAAATAAGGCTGTTTGGTTCCTACTGAGGACGCTGGCTGCAGTGGACTTCACACTGAGGGAAAATTCATTCGATGACTGGGGCAACGTGGCCTTCGGAATTAGGGAGCACATAATGATACCGGGTACGAAGTATGACCCATCAGTCGGTGTTTGGGGCTTAAACGTAGTCACAGTACTCGCAAGACCAGGATTAAGGGTCATGTACAGGAGGAGGGCTAGGTATGACGTTGGTAAGGAACAAAGAGTATCAAAGGCCGAGGCAATGAAATTCTTCCAAGAAGTACTCGGTGTAAAAATAATAAAGTAA
- a CDS encoding nucleotidyltransferase family protein, with translation MEFSGEYIYHSMRREERELIISRIRDILREYGISLGILFGSFVELNEFRDIDIAVYGKNLDLNALLSLGTRLEEVLGMPVDVVPLINIDPKFRLSIMEHGLIILEAVDGLYEALIRETLDELYLVMRDDDSIQ, from the coding sequence ATGGAATTTAGTGGCGAGTATATCTATCACTCAATGAGACGTGAGGAGAGGGAATTAATTATTTCAAGAATTAGGGATATACTTAGGGAGTACGGTATCTCCCTTGGGATATTATTCGGTAGTTTCGTGGAACTTAATGAGTTTAGGGACATAGACATTGCGGTTTACGGGAAGAATCTCGACCTTAATGCGTTATTAAGCCTTGGAACAAGGCTTGAAGAGGTACTTGGCATGCCTGTGGATGTCGTGCCGCTAATCAATATCGACCCTAAATTTAGGCTTTCGATAATGGAGCACGGCCTCATAATTCTTGAGGCTGTTGATGGCCTATACGAGGCATTGATAAGAGAGACACTCGATGAGTTATACCTAGTAATGCGTGATGATGATTCAATACAGTAG